Proteins found in one Limnohabitans sp. TEGF004 genomic segment:
- the yidD gene encoding membrane protein insertion efficiency factor YidD: protein MMQSFLVTLVRGYRLLLSPWLGSSCRFEPTCSVYSLQALELHGAARGSYLTLRRLARCHPWCAGGHDSVPPALFTSLTSSNAGKKTS, encoded by the coding sequence ATGATGCAATCATTTTTGGTGACGCTGGTGCGCGGGTATCGTTTGCTGCTAAGCCCGTGGCTTGGTTCGTCGTGCCGGTTTGAACCGACGTGCTCTGTGTATTCGTTGCAAGCCCTAGAGCTTCATGGCGCTGCACGTGGCAGTTATTTGACCCTGCGTCGTTTGGCACGTTGCCATCCTTGGTGTGCGGGTGGGCATGATTCTGTGCCACCTGCTTTGTTTACCTCTTTGACCTCTTCCAACGCCGGAAAGAAAACTTCATGA